In Erigeron canadensis isolate Cc75 chromosome 6, C_canadensis_v1, whole genome shotgun sequence, the following are encoded in one genomic region:
- the LOC122604947 gene encoding uncharacterized protein At1g28695-like, giving the protein MKKAIEEEISGDQYPKARILLGLWIFSVASLVLIYLGSNKDGSVSISNITHKFYRSKPLLPLPDAESPSPSQSPPESPSPPKKNDEETYHDELEEALAGASTENKTVILAVANKAYTEGDKPMLDIFLDAFWLGEDTRQIKKHLLIVAVDQTAYDRCNFLGLHCYKLQTEGVEFDGGEKLFMSEDFLKMMWRRTLFLGDVLKHGYNFIFTDMDILWLRNPFKMLHNDESLDLQISVDRFNGDQWSDENPINTGFYMIRSNNKTIALYDQWYGEKDHSVGKKEQDVLYDIMRKGEFKRLGMRVKFLDTIYFSGFCENSRDVNEVSTVHANCCRSIHAKETDLIKVLHDWKKFKANSSTNGISTDDQFRWSDHTACQNSWNR; this is encoded by the exons ATGAAGAAAGCCATAGAAGAAGAGATATCAGGAGATCAATACCCCAAGGCTCGAATTCTTCTTGGGCTGTGGATATTTTCGGTTGCATCTCTTGTTCTTATCTATCTTGGATCCAATAAGGATGGCTCGGTGTCCATATCCAACATCACCCACAAGTTTTATCGTTCCAAACCATTACTACCTCTACCTGATGCAGAATCACCATCCCCATCCCAATCGCCACCAGAATCACCTTCACCT CCcaaaaaaaatgatgaagagACTTATCATGATGAGTTAGAAGAGGCATTGGCAGGAGCTTCGACTGAAAACAAAACCGTGATCCTTGCCGTTGCTAATAAAGCCTACACCGAAGGGGATAAGCCCATGCTCGATATATTCCTAGACGCGTTTTGGCTAGGGGAAGATACTCGCCAAATTAAGAAACACCTTTTGATTGTGGCGGTTGATCAAACGGCGTACGATAGGTGCAACTTTCTAGGACTACATTGCTATAAGCTACAAACAGAAGGTGTGGAATTCGACGGCGGGGAGAAGCTTTTCATGTCTGAGGATTTCTTAAAGATGATGTGGCGAAGAACACTCTTTCTTGGAGATGTTCTCAAGCATGGATACAACTTTATCTTCACG GATATGGATATACTGTGGCTAAGAAATCCATTTAAAATGCTCCATAACGACGAAAGCTTGGACCTTCAAATCAGTGTCGATAGGTTTAATGGCGATCAGTGGTCAGATGAAAACCCAATCAACACGGGCTTCTACATGATCAGGTCAAACAACAAAACCATCGCATTGTATGACCAATGGTACGGAGAGAAAGACCATTCGGTCGGGAAGAAAGAACAAGACGTCCTATACGATATTATGCGAAAAGGGGAGTTTAAAAGATTAGGAATGCGAGTTAAGTTTTTAGACACGATTTATTTTAGTGGATTTTGTGAAAATAGTAGAGATGTTAATGAGGTTTCAACTGTTCATGCTAATTGTTGCCGAAGTATTCACGCTAAAGAAACCGATCTCATCAAAGTTCTTCATGATTGGAAGAAGTTTAAGGCCAATTCCTCCACGAACGGTATTTCGACGGATGATCAGTTTCGGTGGTCGGATCATACAGCCTGTCAGAATTCATGGAACCGATGA
- the LOC122604948 gene encoding light-harvesting complex-like protein 3 isotype 1, chloroplastic, which produces MTTISINAAMHRACSSPHIATKEPSQLGTTRSLGTKQASTIVSLNVEGQSSLNKPQEQNHDNIGVETGDETEISGVKFTDDRWKHGTWDLNLFVKSGRMDWDALIVAEARRRKFLELYPEGATNEDPVLFRSSIIPWWAWITHSHLPEAELLNGRAAMIGFFMAYVVDGLTGLGVVGQSGSFICKIGLFMTVLGVVFFRQTKSLEDLKNLADEATFYDKQWQASWKNASGKSKTNVRENVLLEFKNSLVDGANRLVSWNSSNEDCCKWYVPDCWTSWEFLNNLNLQNNNLTGAIPKSLANLSSLESLNMRNNKLSQELPLDLMNSKSLKIIDLAEMNSLEAYQYQRAEKLRF; this is translated from the exons ATGACTACTATTAGCATCAATGCTGCAATGCACAGAGCTTGCAGCTCTCCTCACATAGCAACCAAAGAACCATCTCAGCTAGGAACAACGCGGTCTTTAGGAACCAAACAGGCCTCTACAATAGTATCTCTGAATGTTGAAGGGCAAAGCAGTCTAAACAAACCTCAAGAACAAAACCACGACAATATTGGAGTCGAGACGGGTGATGAAACAGAAATTTCCGGGGTCAAATTCACTGATGACCGATGGAAACATGGGACTTGGGATCTGAACTTGTTTGTAAAATCTGGAAGAATGGATTGGGATGCTTTGATTGTTGCTG AAGCAAGAAGGCGAaagtttcttgaattgtatccAGAAGGAGCAACAAATGAAGATCCTGTTCTGTTCAGAAGTTCGATTATACCTTGGTGGGCTTGGATTACACATTCTCACCTTCCCGAGGCTGAGTTACTCAATG GTCGTGCGGCAATGATTGGGTTCTTTATGGCCTACGTTGTGGATGGTTTGACTGGGCTCGGCGTAGTGGGGCAAAGTGGTAGCTTCATATGCAAGATTGGTTTGTTCATGACAGTCCTTGGTGTAGTCTTTTTTAGGCAAACCAAGTCTCTAGAGGATCTCAAGAATTTAGCAGATGAAGCTACATTTTATGATAAACAGTGGCAAGCATCATGGAAAAATGCCTCCGGAAAAAGCAAAACTAAT GTAAGAGAAAATGTGCTTTTGGAGTTCAAGAATAGCCTCGTTGATGGTGCAAACCGGCTCGTATCATGGAACAGTAGCAACGAAGATTGCTGCAAATG GTATGTTCCTGATTGCTGGACATCCTGGGAATTCTTAAATAACTTGAACCTCCAAAATAATAATCTCACTGGTGCAATCCCAAAATCTTTGGCTAATCTATCCTCTCTAGAATCATTAAACATGCGCAACAACAAGCTCTCGCAAGAATTACCCCTGGATCTAATGAATTCAAAGAGCTTAAAGATCATTGACCTTGCTGAAATGAACTCACTGGAAGCATACCAATATCAACGGGCAGAGAAGCTACGGTTTTAA